From the genome of Sulfurovum sp. NBC37-1, one region includes:
- a CDS encoding NAD(P)/FAD-dependent oxidoreductase, with translation MSKKIESSKIAYDALNLAEGMSRRDALKVMGLTGGAAMMMGAPTQAEAGPSSDKKAKIVIVGGGAGGIMAAARLRKAASNAEITLIAPNETHLYQPGQVFMAAGLYKESDIQHSNADLVPDGVTWVKDEVTVFDPDNNKVTTAKNGDIPYDFLVVATGLAYNYEGIEGMSADLVGKNGISSVYLNNPVEGTARGGVATWEWFTDMRAAAEAASPENPIKVICTQPDTPIKCGGAPQKILYLSDDNLRGNGPNGGADVSKNAQFSFCKKGTKLFGLPGYNKTLVEEVTPMYGNITDKWNHVLRKIDAEKKIATFEHTYQTKGEYDKDLGEYDMIDHKETVEMEYDFIHVVPPMKPVDAVASSPLGWQKGSAKGWLECDQYTLQHRRYENVFGIGDILGIPKGKTGGSARHHGPVLTENLIDVMNGKKPTAKFDGYTVCPLKTQYGDIMLAEFDFDGVAPSFPFLDPTKPRWIWWAFDLYMLKPMYWHLMMRGLM, from the coding sequence ATGTCTAAGAAAATAGAATCAAGCAAGATTGCATATGATGCGTTAAACCTTGCTGAGGGTATGAGCAGAAGAGATGCGCTGAAGGTTATGGGACTGACAGGCGGTGCAGCAATGATGATGGGTGCTCCTACGCAGGCGGAAGCCGGGCCAAGCAGTGACAAAAAAGCCAAGATCGTTATCGTAGGTGGTGGTGCCGGCGGTATCATGGCGGCAGCAAGATTGAGAAAAGCGGCATCGAATGCCGAGATCACACTGATCGCTCCCAATGAGACACATCTTTACCAGCCGGGCCAGGTATTTATGGCGGCAGGGCTCTATAAAGAGAGTGATATTCAGCACAGCAATGCCGATCTTGTACCGGATGGTGTTACGTGGGTGAAAGATGAAGTGACGGTATTCGATCCTGACAACAATAAAGTAACGACAGCGAAAAATGGTGATATTCCTTACGACTTTTTGGTAGTTGCAACAGGTCTTGCCTATAATTATGAAGGTATCGAGGGCATGAGTGCTGACCTGGTAGGTAAAAACGGTATTTCTTCAGTCTATCTCAACAATCCCGTAGAGGGAACAGCAAGAGGCGGGGTCGCTACCTGGGAATGGTTCACAGATATGAGGGCGGCAGCAGAAGCGGCTTCGCCGGAAAACCCGATCAAAGTCATCTGTACACAGCCTGATACACCGATCAAATGTGGTGGCGCACCACAGAAGATCCTCTACCTGAGTGACGATAACCTGAGAGGGAACGGTCCAAATGGGGGTGCGGATGTCAGTAAAAATGCACAGTTCAGTTTCTGTAAGAAAGGCACAAAGCTCTTTGGTCTTCCGGGATATAACAAGACACTGGTGGAAGAAGTGACACCGATGTACGGCAATATCACCGATAAATGGAACCATGTACTCAGAAAGATCGATGCAGAAAAGAAAATAGCGACTTTTGAGCATACATATCAGACCAAAGGTGAATACGATAAAGATCTTGGCGAATATGATATGATCGACCATAAAGAAACGGTGGAGATGGAGTATGACTTTATCCATGTCGTTCCACCGATGAAACCGGTTGATGCGGTTGCCAGTTCTCCTCTTGGATGGCAAAAAGGGTCCGCAAAAGGCTGGTTGGAGTGTGACCAGTACACATTGCAGCACAGACGCTATGAAAATGTATTCGGAATCGGAGATATTCTCGGTATTCCAAAAGGAAAGACAGGTGGATCAGCAAGACACCACGGACCGGTTCTTACGGAAAATCTTATTGATGTCATGAACGGGAAAAAACCCACAGCGAAGTTTGACGGATATACGGTATGTCCACTCAAAACACAATACGGTGATATCATGCTTGCAGAGTTTGATTTTGACGGTGTAGCTCCGTCATTCCCATTCCTCGATCCCACCAAGCCAAGATGGATATGGTGGGCATTCGACCTCTATATGCTCAAACCTATGTACTGGCATCTAATGATGAGAGGGTTGATGTAG
- a CDS encoding paraquat-inducible protein A, with protein MRAIERGLTDCPVCQAIVKVPMAGTDDVAYCSRCDSEVHIRKPDAIQKTWAYLLASIVFFIPANVLPMMHVATFAGTESDTIMSGVLYFIDTGAYLIAFVIFTASIFVPILKILILIYLLISVQKSSCQHRKRRKKLYVLTEVIGRWSMVDVYVVGTMVALVHFGALTEIKPGMGANFFLLVVIMTMLSAMSFDPKLIWDNTKECNARQ; from the coding sequence ATGAGAGCGATAGAAAGGGGGTTGACCGACTGCCCCGTATGCCAAGCTATTGTCAAAGTGCCCATGGCAGGTACGGATGATGTAGCTTACTGTTCCCGCTGTGACAGTGAAGTCCATATCCGAAAGCCCGATGCCATCCAGAAAACATGGGCTTATCTGCTTGCCAGTATCGTCTTTTTCATTCCCGCGAATGTACTGCCCATGATGCATGTTGCTACTTTTGCGGGTACGGAATCCGATACGATCATGAGCGGCGTACTGTACTTTATTGATACGGGTGCCTACCTTATCGCGTTCGTCATTTTCACGGCAAGTATCTTTGTACCAATTTTGAAGATACTCATTCTGATCTATCTGCTCATCTCAGTGCAAAAAAGTTCATGTCAGCACCGTAAAAGAAGAAAAAAGCTGTATGTGCTTACAGAGGTCATCGGACGATGGTCCATGGTCGATGTTTATGTCGTGGGAACCATGGTCGCGCTGGTCCACTTTGGGGCGCTGACAGAGATCAAACCCGGTATGGGTGCCAATTTCTTTTTGCTGGTCGTCATCATGACCATGCTCTCAGCCATGTCGTTCGACCCGAAACTGATCTGGGACAATACAAAGGAGTGTAATGCAAGACAATAA
- a CDS encoding PqiC family protein, producing MKKNIAILLIALGLLSGCSSKSDFYQLHPKSAPQADSIKSKRATVIGIAEVEVAEYLRKSEVVTRLSAGRVNVHDKALWAGSLAQNIQTVLAHNISTLLPHYTFLTSPWEEPIDDKYRIYVTIDRFDGYENGKVTLQGRWSLVDKAQNSVLYSESVNYTAQGGKTLDEIVDTQSRLIDRLSRRIASRIRTRI from the coding sequence ATGAAAAAAAACATAGCCATACTTCTCATTGCACTGGGTCTTCTGAGCGGCTGCAGCAGCAAATCGGATTTCTACCAGCTGCACCCCAAAAGTGCTCCGCAGGCAGACAGTATCAAAAGCAAAAGAGCAACGGTCATCGGTATCGCCGAAGTCGAAGTGGCCGAGTACCTTAGAAAATCAGAGGTTGTTACAAGACTGAGTGCAGGCCGTGTCAATGTACATGACAAAGCACTCTGGGCAGGTTCACTTGCACAGAACATTCAAACTGTTCTTGCACACAATATTTCCACCCTCCTTCCACACTATACCTTCCTGACCTCCCCATGGGAAGAACCCATTGACGACAAGTACCGTATCTATGTCACCATTGACCGTTTCGACGGCTATGAGAACGGCAAGGTCACCCTTCAGGGACGCTGGAGCCTCGTGGACAAAGCGCAGAACAGTGTACTCTACAGTGAATCTGTAAACTATACTGCCCAGGGAGGCAAAACACTTGACGAAATCGTCGACACCCAAAGCCGCCTGATCGACAGGCTCAGCAGACGTATCGCATCCAGGATACGCACACGTATATAA
- a CDS encoding paraquat-inducible protein A, with translation MSTHYHICHECDEISKISTPNRPGRYKCPNCGTKLYTYKPGMVEKLYAYNLAALFLFIITNYFPFLSFHVAGNSSHANFATSIYYLFQDEEWMMGTAILLTTIVVPLFRILLYCVLFGSLYHGFLPRYATQMLKLLEKLLPWGMLDVLFLGILVSIVKLVKMGTIIPGTSLWAFMLMVLIMAASQSIFDPHQVWERIGDRKRLERQKVQS, from the coding sequence ATGAGCACACACTACCACATCTGCCATGAATGTGACGAAATCAGCAAGATCAGTACACCCAACAGGCCGGGCAGATACAAGTGTCCGAACTGCGGTACAAAGCTTTATACCTACAAACCCGGTATGGTGGAAAAACTCTATGCTTACAACCTTGCGGCACTTTTTCTCTTCATCATAACGAACTATTTTCCTTTTTTAAGTTTTCATGTGGCAGGTAACAGTTCCCATGCCAATTTTGCGACCAGTATCTATTATCTTTTCCAGGATGAAGAGTGGATGATGGGAACGGCGATCCTGCTGACGACTATTGTCGTTCCTCTCTTCCGTATCCTTCTCTACTGCGTTCTGTTCGGCTCACTCTATCACGGTTTCCTGCCGCGCTATGCGACGCAAATGCTCAAACTGCTGGAAAAACTGCTTCCCTGGGGCATGCTGGATGTCCTCTTTCTTGGCATACTCGTCTCTATTGTAAAACTGGTTAAAATGGGGACGATCATCCCCGGTACCTCACTCTGGGCATTTATGCTGATGGTCCTGATCATGGCTGCTTCACAATCTATCTTCGATCCGCATCAGGTTTGGGAGCGCATTGGTGACCGTAAACGCCTTGAGCGTCAAAAGGTACAGTCATGA
- a CDS encoding intermembrane transport protein PqiB: MQDNNNDDLSNVEIEEAVWQKKRKAISTVWIVPIVALIVGAWLIIQSINAKGPVIHITFKSAEGVIAGKTVIKYKDIEVGKVINVDFSKDLSQVIITAEMKKNMRPYLTEKTRFWVMKARISANQVEGLETLLSGVYIVMDPKKGKESTRKFKGLDIIPPVPADEKGTQYILKAQDIGSIDIGSPIYYKKLPAGSVSAYHLSHDGREVDIEVFIKAPYDKLINNQTRFWNASGISASLSANGVDIRTESLTAILSGGLSFDNFRQQGTVKKVKPNHVFTLYNTMKEAQKRHYQRELFFWVYFDSSIRGLSVGAPVEFRGVNIGEVVDFSLVGNAYDAHFRIPILIKIEPERFTIMHREKNASNGVNPAILKKLIENGFRAQLKSGNLITGELYVNLDMYKDLPAATLKQENGLYVIPTVPGTIETLKSDLKTVLDKIASVPFEEIGKELRDTLKELRTGTLPQLNATIKSTDNMMKGAGSSMQALQQNYLDSNAQINKKIIRLLDEMTKTSRSIKNLTDYLERHPESLIQGKK, translated from the coding sequence ATGCAAGACAATAATAACGATGATCTCTCAAATGTGGAAATAGAGGAAGCCGTATGGCAGAAGAAACGCAAAGCGATCTCGACTGTATGGATCGTACCGATCGTTGCTCTGATCGTCGGAGCATGGCTGATCATTCAGAGTATCAATGCAAAAGGTCCGGTCATCCACATCACCTTCAAATCGGCTGAAGGAGTAATTGCCGGAAAAACCGTTATCAAATACAAAGATATCGAGGTGGGAAAAGTCATCAATGTGGATTTCAGCAAAGACCTCTCCCAGGTGATCATCACGGCAGAAATGAAAAAGAACATGAGGCCCTACCTGACTGAAAAAACTAGATTCTGGGTCATGAAAGCCAGAATCTCAGCCAATCAGGTGGAAGGTCTCGAAACACTTCTCTCCGGTGTCTATATTGTGATGGATCCCAAAAAAGGAAAAGAGTCCACCCGGAAGTTCAAAGGCCTTGACATTATTCCTCCTGTCCCTGCAGATGAAAAAGGAACGCAGTATATACTGAAAGCACAGGATATCGGCTCAATCGATATCGGTTCTCCCATTTACTACAAAAAACTTCCTGCAGGAAGCGTTAGTGCCTATCATCTCTCTCATGACGGGAGAGAAGTCGACATCGAAGTATTCATCAAGGCACCGTACGACAAACTTATCAACAACCAGACACGCTTCTGGAACGCCAGTGGTATCAGTGCTTCACTCAGTGCCAATGGTGTGGACATACGTACCGAATCACTCACTGCCATCCTTTCGGGAGGTCTTTCTTTTGATAATTTCCGTCAACAGGGAACAGTAAAGAAGGTAAAACCCAATCATGTATTCACCCTGTACAACACAATGAAAGAGGCACAAAAAAGGCATTATCAGCGCGAACTTTTCTTCTGGGTCTACTTTGACAGCAGCATTCGTGGGCTCTCTGTCGGTGCACCGGTAGAGTTCCGTGGCGTGAATATCGGTGAAGTCGTCGACTTTTCACTGGTCGGTAATGCCTATGATGCCCATTTCAGGATCCCCATACTGATCAAGATCGAACCGGAGCGTTTTACGATCATGCATCGTGAAAAGAATGCATCCAACGGTGTCAATCCGGCTATTTTGAAGAAACTGATAGAGAACGGGTTCAGAGCGCAGCTTAAAAGTGGTAATCTCATTACCGGCGAGCTGTACGTCAACCTCGACATGTACAAAGATTTACCGGCAGCAACACTTAAACAGGAGAACGGACTCTATGTCATTCCTACCGTACCCGGAACCATTGAAACACTCAAAAGCGACCTGAAAACCGTTCTTGACAAAATCGCTTCCGTACCGTTCGAAGAGATAGGAAAAGAACTTCGGGATACACTTAAAGAGCTCAGAACCGGTACACTGCCGCAGCTCAATGCCACCATCAAAAGTACGGACAACATGATGAAAGGTGCCGGTTCCAGCATGCAGGCCCTGCAGCAGAATTATCTCGACTCCAATGCCCAGATCAACAAGAAGATCATCAGGTTGCTCGATGAAATGACCAAAACCAGCCGTTCCATAAAGAACCTGACCGATTATCTCGAGCGACATCCGGAATCACTCATACAAGGAAAAAAATAG